A portion of the Clostridium gelidum genome contains these proteins:
- a CDS encoding Uma2 family endonuclease, translating to MLIDSIKTYTYKEYLTYDENERIEIIEGKIINMSPAPSRIHQEIITEILFKIRKYIESNNGPCKVYPAPFDIILKNDDEDIINSKNIVQPDISVICDKSKLTDKGCTGSPDMIVEVISPYNPSNDYVRKLNLYEKFKVKEYWIVNPMKKNILVYTLTDNGYDAPTAYTFDDKIKVNIYDNLEIDFNTIDI from the coding sequence ATGTTAATAGATTCAATCAAAACTTATACCTATAAAGAATATCTAACTTATGATGAAAATGAAAGAATAGAAATTATAGAAGGAAAAATAATTAATATGTCACCAGCACCTAGTAGAATACATCAGGAAATAATAACTGAAATACTTTTTAAAATAAGAAAATATATTGAATCTAATAATGGTCCTTGTAAGGTTTATCCCGCACCATTTGATATTATCCTTAAAAATGATGATGAGGATATAATTAATAGTAAAAATATAGTTCAACCGGATATATCAGTTATCTGTGATAAAAGTAAATTAACCGATAAAGGCTGTACTGGTTCACCTGATATGATTGTAGAAGTTATATCTCCCTATAATCCTAGTAATGACTATGTACGAAAATTGAATCTGTATGAAAAGTTTAAAGTTAAGGAATATTGGATTGTTAATCCTATGAAAAAAAACATCTTAGTTTATACATTAACTGATAACGGATATGACGCTCCAACAGCATACACATTTGATGATAAAATCAAAGTAAATATCTATGATAATCTTGAAATAGACTTCAATACTATTGATATCTAA